A stretch of the Aphis gossypii isolate Hap1 chromosome 2, ASM2018417v2, whole genome shotgun sequence genome encodes the following:
- the LOC114124347 gene encoding prominin-1-A-like has product MNRPPSLLPYIFWATSCLLTTMTTVTTAAMVTVNVTHLCDSRPAVAPTTGTARLTTEDIGKTSLSPPTKNPTFLSSSSSSSPPSEKPASLSFLQPPTENQTSWSSLTDNLTSLSSLPPTIENTISWSPSPPTDKSTVLSLALSSSENPTTLSSSLSTENRISSLSPTENRSSSAAHITEFLFAVRKPGMVDFTYASRTTVQRRSSSSPNASAGPVALKQIATFPSAKYGENVKLDQQTSQSNGGAGSGTATAIGLFRVGIVVGDVGLRFIGVAEDLIMWHSVPAELILDLFSNPYEWDVVAKKILPYEWPLAVVCALMILCGLILARYGVYWQRRYKEAKWLGDTGWESGCKKGVLVIAIQMLLLMLGAGACGLLVTNETMGSAVSSVGDLLEFGVGDLVDMFSITQKQIRTITVGSMDSTTDAIFSKLDDIAEQLGGPIENDIYGPSHRFGSRTNVSKVVQDFQKIFPKAKNVISQAELIREDIIRYNKKIIDLNIELQMVPERCPLEVSAMCDMISGNKLQAENYTYLNNLIDVVTSVLEVENDGLSSLPLTSAESANIPKAIYEQTEKERWRIKQALMDRRRQLEFSIYPYESHTRKLISKLMDIKEIANNYLIHLKQIEVYRWSISIGIAIAALLVWILLACSIVVNYCSHTTWAKCYFFGCVSAMRLTSLALWSAALVGLILSSNGEVNICRPLYDEPMYETVTKIIDCPSITNERGFFSWFIFGNETSTAPFNEVIESCRENHTAHTTFHLNRVFNVEASSDYNKWPGLMDALDSLKTKRVYVELDLNRPPSTTDALKPIAESTNLDFEKFRSLILQSSLDHGRVTLLRDQLQALSTQTATSSNIFKYTLKRVVTNITDLVENILNPITHKKNILLYHLTSMEVEMQPLSESLNRTWANAYTRIENSDFDQILRKNMAQYINNLKLLLDKYKVHVTEAVKTETASCRPVWNVYRIGRDLVCRQSLDALNGFWVICFFIAMSVTATIPVVKNLKIFHKSPLTSMSLYTIPPPPAMELMCTNS; this is encoded by the exons ATGAATCGGCCTCCGTCGCTTTTGCCGTACATCTTCTGGGCGACGTCGTGCTTActgacgacgatgacgaccgTCACGACCGCCGCGATGGTTACCGTGAACGTTACGCATCTGTGCGATTCGCGACCCGCGGTAGCTCCCACCACCGGAACAGCACGCCTTACTACCGAAGACATTGGCAAGACGTCTTTGTCACCACCTACCAAAAACCCGACAtttttgtcgtcgtcgtcgtcatcgtcacCGCCTTCCGAAAAACCGGCGTCTTTGTCATTTTTACAGCCGCCTACCGAAAACCAGACATCTTGGTCGTCGCTTACCGATAACCTTACGTCTTTGTCGTCTTTACCGCCGACAATCGAAAACACGATTTCTTGGTCGCCGTCACCGCCTACCGACAAATCGACGGTTTTGTCGTTGGCACTATCGTCTTCCGAAAACCCCACGACTTTGTCGTCGTCGTTATCTACGGAAAACCGGATTTCATCGCTATCGCCTACCGAAAACCGTAGTTCGTCGGCCGCCCACATTACCGAGTTCTTGTTCGCCGTCCGGAAACCGGGAATGGTGGATTTTACGTACGCCAGCCGGACCACCGTGCAGAGGCGATCCTCTTCGTCACCGAATGCGTCTGCTGGACCAGTAGCCCTCAAACAGATCGCGACGTTCCCCAGTGCCAAGTACGGCGAGAATGTCAAGCTAGACCAACAGACGTCGCAGTCCAACGGCGGCGCAGGTTCCGGGACCGCGACCGCGATCGGCCTGTTCAGAGTCGGGATCGTGGTCGGCGATGTCGGGCTCCGGTTCATTGGCGTGGCCGAAGACTTGATCATGTGGCACAGCGTGCCCGCTGAACTCATTCTTGACCTCTTTAGCAACCCGTACGAATGGGACGTCGTTGCGAAAAAA ATATTACCGTACGAATGGCCACTGGCTGTGGTCTGCGCCTTAATGATATTGTGCGGTTTGATACTAGCAAGATACGGCGTTTATTGGCAAAGGCGGTACAAAGAGGCTAAGTGGTTAGGAGACACTGGCTGGGAGTCGGGTTGCAAAAAGGGTGTGCTAGTCATTGCCATTCAAATGCTTCTACTTATGTTAGG AGCTGGTGCTTGCGGACTGTTAGTAACAAACGAGACCATGGGATCTGCTGTGTCAAGTGTTGGAGACCTATTAGAGTTTGGTGTCGGTGACTTGGTGGACATGTTTTCCATtactcaaaaacaaattaggACCATAACTGTCGGATCAATGGATTCGACTACCGATGCGATTTTCTCAAAATTAGATG acaTAGCAGAACAATTAGGAGGGCCAATCGAAAATGACATTTATGGCCCTAGTCATAGATTTGGTTCCAGGACTAATGTTTCTAAAGTAGTTCAAG actttcagaaaatatttccaaaagcAAAGAATGTAATTTCCCAAGCCGAATTAATCAGGGAAgatattattagatacaacaaaaaaataatcgatttgAACATTGAACTTCAAATGGTACCCGAACGATGCCCTCTTGAAGTTTCTGCCATGTGTGATATGATCTCCGGTAACAAGTTGCAAGCagaaaattatacttactta AATAATTTGATAGATGTAGTTACAAGCGTTTTGGAAGTAGAAAACGACGGGCTATCGAGTCTTCCGTTGACGTCGGCTGAAAGTGCAAATATTCCAAAGGCAATATATGAACAGACGGAAAAAGAGAGATGGC gTATAAAACAAGCTTTAATGGATCGCAGACGCCAAttagaattttcaatatatccTTATGAAAGTCATACCCGTAAactcatttcaaaattaatggaCATAAAAGAAATAGCTAACAATTACTTGATCCACCTGAAACAAATAGAAGTGTATAGGTGGTCCATCAGTATTG GAATAGCAATCGCTGCACTTTTAGTTTGGATTTTATTAGCATGCAGTATTGTGGTAAATTATTGTTCGCACACGACTTGGGCAAAATGCTACTTCTTCGG ctGCGTGAGCGCAATGAGATTGACCAGTTTGGCACTTTGGTCAGCGGCATTAGTgggtttaattttaagtagcaACGGTGAAGTCAATATTTGTAGACCATTATACGACGAACCCATGTACGAAactgtaacaaaaataatagattgtcCTTCTATAACAAATGAACGTGGATTCTTTTCGTGGTTCATCTTTGGAAATGAAACATCCACAGCCCCATTCAACGAAGTCATCGA ATCGTGCAGAGAAAATCATACAGCGCACActacatttcatttaaatagaGTGTTTAATGTGGAAGCTAGTTCAGATTACAACAAATGGCCAGGTCTTATGGATGCTCTAGATAGTCTCAAAACCAAAAGGGTCTACGTAGAATTGGATTTAAACAGACCACCGTCCACAACTGATGCATTGAAACCAATTGCCGAATCAACAAACTTGGACTTTGAAAAGTTTCGAAGTCTG attctGCAGTCATCGTTGGATCATGGTCGGGTGACATTGTTGCGAGATCAACTCCAAGCACTATCAACACAAACCGCCACAtcctctaatatttttaaatacacattgAAACGTGTAGTGACAAATATTACGGatttagttgaaaatattttgaacccAATAACTCATAAGAAA AATATATTACTCTATCACTTAACATCAATGGAAGTTGAGATGCAACCACTATCAGAATCATTAAACCGGACTTGGGCAAATGCGTATACTAGAATTGAAAATTCCGATTTTGATCAAATATTGCGAaag AATATGGCTCAATacataaacaatttgaaactatTGTTGGACAAATATAAGGTTCACGTAACTGAAGCCGTAAAAACAGAAACGGCATCGTGCAGACCCGTATGGAATGTGTATCGAATTGGAAGAGATTTAGTTTGCAGGCAATCTTTAGACGCCTTG AATGGATTTTgggttatatgtttttttatcgcAATGTCGGTTACTGCCACAATACCAGTtgtgaaaaatttgaaaatatttcataaatctcCACTAACTTCTATGTCCCTTTATACCATACCTCCACCACCGGCAATGGAACTTATGTGCAcgaatagttaa